A window of Raineyella sp. W15-4 contains these coding sequences:
- a CDS encoding TetR/AcrR family transcriptional regulator, with translation MSESTRDRILAAAGGLFAVKTYSAVSIRDVAAKAGVSPALVMKLVGSKDDLFRESTRFEPLPHLIEAPPTELGRVLVADVVHRRDSVVPDPLARAVVLLMPAPDPEEVRRIVRETYVRPLAARLGEVTAELVIALLAGLTVSLRLYHHLDEATITSEDLIDRYGALVQGVIDEASVPGAGR, from the coding sequence GTGTCTGAGAGCACGCGGGACCGGATCCTCGCGGCGGCGGGTGGTCTGTTCGCGGTCAAGACCTACTCGGCGGTGTCCATCCGGGACGTCGCCGCGAAGGCCGGGGTCTCGCCGGCGCTGGTGATGAAGCTCGTCGGCAGCAAGGACGACCTGTTCCGCGAGTCGACCCGTTTCGAGCCGCTGCCGCACCTGATCGAGGCGCCGCCGACCGAGCTGGGCCGGGTCCTGGTGGCCGACGTCGTACACCGCCGTGATTCCGTCGTCCCCGATCCGCTGGCTCGCGCCGTCGTGCTGCTGATGCCGGCCCCTGACCCGGAAGAGGTGCGCCGTATCGTCCGGGAGACGTACGTACGTCCCCTCGCCGCCCGTCTCGGCGAGGTGACCGCCGAGCTGGTGATCGCTCTGCTCGCCGGGCTGACGGTGTCGTTGCGGCTCTACCACCACCTCGACGAGGCGACGATCACGTCGGAGGACCTGATCGACCGGTACGGCGCGCTGGTCCAGGGTGTGATCGACGAAGCCTCGGTGCCGGGTGCCGGTCGCTGA
- the kdpC gene encoding potassium-transporting ATPase subunit KdpC has translation MNTTTRTTGRILWVSLRAMALFTVLLGIVYPLVMTLIGQGMLPSQANGSVVRTADGRVVGSALIGQSFTDRAGDPLPQYFQPRPSAAGENGYDAASSSGSNLGPNNPKLVGAIQARKDQVAAFDQVPADRVPPDAVTASSSGLDPDISPAYAQIQIDRVARARGLSPDVVRSLVSQHTSGRDLGYLGEPRVNVLELNVALDAWKG, from the coding sequence ATGAACACCACTACTCGCACCACCGGCCGGATCCTGTGGGTCTCGCTCCGCGCCATGGCACTGTTCACGGTCCTGCTCGGGATCGTCTACCCGTTGGTGATGACCCTGATCGGCCAGGGCATGCTGCCGTCACAGGCCAACGGATCCGTGGTCCGTACGGCCGACGGCCGGGTCGTCGGGTCGGCCCTGATCGGCCAGTCCTTCACCGACCGGGCCGGTGACCCGCTGCCGCAGTACTTCCAGCCACGTCCGTCCGCGGCGGGCGAGAACGGGTACGACGCAGCGTCCTCCTCCGGGTCGAACCTCGGCCCGAACAACCCGAAGCTGGTCGGCGCGATCCAGGCGCGCAAGGACCAGGTGGCAGCCTTCGACCAGGTCCCGGCCGACCGGGTGCCGCCCGACGCGGTCACCGCGTCCTCCTCGGGGCTGGATCCCGACATCAGCCCGGCGTACGCGCAGATCCAGATCGACCGGGTGGCGCGGGCCCGCGGGCTGAGCCCGGACGTCGTACGCTCCCTGGTCAGCCAGCACACCAGCGGACGGGATCTGGGTTACCTTGGGGAGCCTCGGGTGAACGTGCTGGAGCTCAACGTGGCCCTGGACGCATGGAAGGGCTGA
- the kdpB gene encoding potassium-transporting ATPase subunit KdpB: MFLVWVGAVLITVLAVVELFIGPAASGGTVVPRAFTWAIAVWLWLTVLFANLAESVAEGRGKAQADSLRQTRTSTTAHRIADPAGLAADPGAEHLAVRDVPSSDLQLHDTVVVSAGELIPGDGDVIQGIASVDESAITGESAPVIRESGGDRSAVTGGTRVLSDRIVVRITSKPGQTFVDRMIALVEGANRQRTPNEIALSILLASLSVIFVVVILTLDPIASFDAEPVSLTALVALLVCLIPTTIGALLSAIGIAGMDRLVQHNVLAMSGRAVEAAGDVTTLLMDKTGTITLGNRRATAFVPVSGVAEDELIAAAARSSLADPTPEGTSIVELARSEGVRVDDSDPGTIVPFTAQTRMSGLDLPDGTEIRKGAASAVTAWLQEGGGRLPSHQLTEIKEHTDHISADGGTPLVVARRDPAGHGRLLGVVHLKDIVKEGLTERFAELRAMGIRTVMITGDNPLTAAAIAEEAGVDDFVAEAVPEDKLALIRSEQAGGNMVAMTGDGTNDAPALAQADVGVAMNTGTSAAKEAGNMVDLDSDPTKLIDIVRIGKQLLITRGALTTFSIANDVAKYFAIIPAMFMGIYPGLAAVNVMGLHSPASAVLSAVIFNAIIIVLLVPLALRGVQYRALSASQTLNRNLLIYGVGGIVAPFVGIWLIDLLIRLIPGF, from the coding sequence ATGTTCCTGGTCTGGGTCGGGGCCGTGCTGATCACCGTCCTGGCGGTCGTCGAACTCTTCATCGGGCCGGCCGCCTCCGGTGGCACCGTGGTGCCCCGGGCGTTCACCTGGGCGATCGCCGTCTGGCTGTGGCTCACCGTGCTCTTCGCCAATCTCGCCGAATCGGTCGCCGAGGGACGTGGCAAGGCCCAGGCGGACTCGCTGCGGCAGACCCGCACCAGCACCACCGCGCACCGCATCGCCGACCCCGCCGGACTGGCCGCCGACCCCGGCGCCGAGCACCTCGCCGTCCGGGACGTGCCGTCCTCCGATCTGCAGCTGCACGACACCGTCGTGGTGTCGGCCGGCGAGCTCATCCCCGGTGACGGGGATGTCATCCAGGGCATCGCCTCGGTCGACGAGTCGGCGATCACCGGAGAGTCGGCCCCGGTGATCCGCGAGTCCGGCGGTGATCGGTCCGCGGTGACCGGCGGCACCCGGGTGCTGTCGGACCGCATCGTGGTCCGGATCACCTCGAAGCCCGGCCAGACCTTCGTCGACCGGATGATCGCGCTGGTGGAGGGCGCCAACCGGCAACGGACGCCGAACGAGATCGCGCTGTCCATCCTGCTCGCGTCGTTGTCCGTCATCTTTGTCGTGGTGATCCTCACGCTGGACCCGATCGCCTCGTTCGACGCCGAGCCGGTCAGCCTGACGGCGCTGGTCGCATTGCTGGTCTGCCTGATCCCGACCACCATCGGGGCCCTGTTGTCAGCGATCGGTATCGCCGGGATGGACCGACTGGTGCAGCACAATGTGCTGGCCATGTCCGGACGGGCGGTCGAGGCGGCCGGTGACGTCACCACCCTGCTGATGGACAAGACCGGCACCATCACCCTCGGCAACCGCCGTGCCACCGCCTTCGTGCCGGTGAGCGGCGTCGCCGAGGACGAGCTGATCGCCGCAGCCGCGCGGTCCTCGCTGGCCGACCCGACCCCGGAGGGCACCTCCATCGTCGAGCTCGCCCGCAGCGAGGGGGTCCGGGTCGACGACTCCGACCCCGGCACGATCGTGCCGTTCACCGCCCAGACCCGGATGTCGGGGCTGGACCTGCCCGACGGCACCGAGATCCGCAAGGGGGCCGCCTCCGCGGTGACCGCCTGGCTGCAGGAGGGCGGCGGCCGGTTGCCCAGCCACCAGCTCACCGAGATCAAGGAACACACCGACCACATCTCCGCCGACGGCGGGACGCCGCTGGTGGTGGCCCGGCGCGACCCGGCCGGCCACGGCCGGCTGCTCGGCGTGGTGCACCTGAAGGACATCGTCAAGGAGGGGTTGACCGAGCGGTTCGCCGAGCTGCGGGCGATGGGGATCCGTACGGTGATGATCACCGGGGACAACCCACTCACCGCCGCCGCGATCGCCGAGGAGGCCGGCGTCGACGACTTCGTCGCCGAGGCCGTCCCGGAGGACAAGCTGGCCCTGATCCGGTCCGAGCAGGCCGGCGGGAACATGGTCGCGATGACCGGCGACGGCACCAACGATGCCCCCGCCCTCGCCCAGGCCGACGTCGGGGTGGCGATGAACACCGGCACGTCGGCCGCCAAGGAGGCCGGCAACATGGTCGACCTCGACTCCGACCCGACGAAACTCATCGACATCGTCCGGATCGGCAAGCAGTTGCTGATCACCCGCGGGGCACTGACGACCTTCTCGATCGCCAACGACGTCGCCAAGTACTTCGCCATCATCCCGGCGATGTTCATGGGAATCTACCCCGGGCTGGCCGCGGTCAACGTGATGGGACTGCACTCGCCGGCCTCCGCGGTGCTGTCGGCGGTCATCTTCAACGCCATCATCATCGTGCTGCTGGTGCCGCTGGCCCTGCGGGGTGTGCAGTACCGGGCGCTCAGCGCCTCGCAGACGCTGAACCGGAATCTGCTGATCTACGGCGTCGGCGGGATCGTGGCACCGTTCGTGGGGATCTGGCTGATCGACCTGCTGATCCGCCTCATCCCGGGTTTCTGA
- the pgi gene encoding glucose-6-phosphate isomerase, whose translation MQSPVDATTTEAWGRLSSLAHDYRPNMRTWFAEDPGRTERFSFTAGDLFVDLSKNWLDGNILSALVDLADQVHLTGRIDAMFRGDRINVTEDRAVLHTALRKPAGQSLIVDGKDVVADVHGELDRIYAFARKIRSGEWRGITGKTIRTVVNIGIGGSDLGPVMAYEALKPYGQLGLECRFISNIDPTDAAEKTFLLDPETTLVIVASKTFTTLETLTNARIVRNWLVSSLKDRGAIVDGQEGEAVARHFVAVSTALDKVAAFGIDPANAFGFWEWVGGRYSVDSAVGTSLAVYIGPDNFEAFLAGFHAMDEHFRTTPIEQNVPALMGLLNIWYTNFHGAQSHAVLPYAQYLHRFPAYLQQLTMESNGKRVRWDGTPVTTDTGEVFWGEPGTNGQHAFYQLIHQGTRLIPADFIAVANPANPTRDGENDVHELFLGNFFAQTKALAFGKTLDEVRAEGTREEIVTAREFPGNKPTTSIMAPELSPSVLGQLIALYEHITFTQGTVWGIDSFDQWGVELGKAMAKQLTGAVAGDETAIEAQDPSTRALIRYYRAERRY comes from the coding sequence ATGCAGTCTCCCGTTGATGCCACCACCACCGAGGCCTGGGGGCGGCTGAGCTCCCTCGCCCACGACTACCGACCGAACATGCGCACGTGGTTCGCCGAGGACCCGGGACGCACCGAGCGATTCTCCTTCACCGCCGGCGACCTCTTCGTCGACCTGTCCAAGAACTGGCTCGACGGGAACATCCTGTCGGCCCTGGTCGACCTCGCCGACCAGGTGCACCTGACCGGCCGGATCGATGCGATGTTCCGGGGCGACCGGATCAACGTCACCGAGGACCGTGCGGTGCTGCACACCGCCCTGCGCAAGCCGGCCGGCCAGTCGCTGATCGTCGACGGCAAGGACGTCGTGGCCGACGTCCACGGGGAACTGGACCGGATCTACGCCTTCGCCCGCAAGATCCGCTCCGGGGAGTGGCGTGGCATCACCGGCAAGACCATCCGGACGGTCGTCAACATCGGCATCGGCGGCTCCGACCTCGGCCCGGTGATGGCGTACGAGGCGCTCAAGCCGTACGGCCAGCTGGGTCTGGAGTGCCGGTTCATCTCGAACATCGATCCGACCGACGCGGCCGAGAAGACCTTCCTGCTCGACCCGGAGACCACCCTGGTGATCGTCGCCTCGAAGACGTTCACCACGCTGGAGACCCTGACCAATGCCCGGATCGTCCGCAACTGGCTCGTCTCCAGCCTCAAGGACCGTGGCGCGATCGTCGACGGCCAGGAGGGCGAGGCCGTCGCCCGGCACTTCGTCGCCGTGTCGACCGCCCTGGACAAGGTCGCCGCGTTCGGCATCGACCCGGCCAACGCCTTCGGGTTCTGGGAGTGGGTCGGCGGGCGCTACTCGGTCGACTCGGCCGTCGGCACCTCGCTGGCCGTCTACATCGGCCCGGACAACTTCGAGGCCTTCCTCGCTGGGTTCCACGCGATGGACGAGCACTTCCGGACCACCCCGATCGAGCAGAACGTGCCCGCGCTGATGGGCCTGCTGAACATCTGGTACACCAACTTCCACGGCGCCCAGTCGCATGCCGTGCTGCCGTACGCCCAGTACCTGCACCGCTTCCCGGCCTATCTGCAGCAGCTGACGATGGAGTCGAACGGCAAGCGGGTGCGCTGGGACGGCACCCCGGTCACCACCGACACCGGCGAGGTCTTCTGGGGCGAGCCCGGGACGAACGGCCAGCACGCCTTCTACCAGTTGATCCACCAGGGCACCCGGCTGATCCCCGCCGATTTCATCGCGGTCGCCAACCCGGCCAACCCCACCCGGGACGGCGAGAACGACGTGCACGAGCTGTTCCTCGGCAACTTCTTCGCCCAGACCAAGGCGCTGGCGTTCGGCAAGACCCTCGACGAGGTGCGGGCCGAGGGCACCCGTGAGGAGATCGTCACTGCCCGCGAGTTCCCCGGCAACAAGCCGACCACCTCGATCATGGCGCCCGAGCTGTCGCCGTCGGTGCTGGGCCAGCTGATCGCCCTGTACGAGCACATCACCTTCACCCAGGGCACGGTCTGGGGCATCGACTCGTTCGACCAGTGGGGCGTCGAGCTCGGCAAGGCGATGGCCAAGCAACTGACCGGTGCGGTGGCCGGCGACGAGACGGCCATCGAGGCCCAGGATCCGTCGACCCGGGCGCTGATCCGCTACTACCGGGCGGAGCGCCGGTACTGA
- a CDS encoding dGTP triphosphohydrolase yields MSTRTDRARAEVGVPRPLAAGSDSEFRVDLERIRFSPAFSRLAEVTQVVSAGTTGGIVHNRLTHTIKVTAVARAIAVRLEESAAPERIAALGGLHHVVAQAGACSHDLGHPPFGHLGEQELDRQARTRFGLNDGFEGNAQTFRVLTELEVHGPGDQGLNLTTAVRASVLKYPWGRHHWPDPHPRTWPRQPRGARPDISGGSYKFNAYVPDLDELIAVREAFPDVRRDQQTLDCAVMDLADDVAYSLHDLEDFHRAGVLQFSAVSSEFRTWAGERDEFAMLTDSRLDAMTRAPGAGLETLRRRLATRDAWMFDEDAYLEAVLRVGQEFVEGVLAIPYDGSMAADRSLSGFTSTWIDALVDAVRLVDDPPIRGSSVELSQGAWHQVQVLKFIHQYFVLHRPDLTLMQRGQANVVRQIVAAFDDWLSDRLDAPRAPRRLLDLVDTATEGYRRVARRHPDWLDGMTSRDDVLRMGRGRGIIDYVAGMTDHQAEATASRLRGGSGLLWGGGSV; encoded by the coding sequence ATGTCGACACGTACCGACCGGGCCCGCGCGGAGGTCGGTGTCCCCCGCCCACTGGCGGCCGGCAGCGACTCGGAGTTCCGTGTCGACCTGGAACGGATCCGCTTCTCCCCCGCGTTCTCCCGGCTGGCCGAGGTCACCCAGGTGGTCTCGGCCGGCACCACCGGCGGCATCGTCCACAACCGGCTGACCCACACCATCAAGGTCACCGCGGTGGCCCGGGCGATCGCCGTCCGCCTCGAGGAGTCCGCCGCCCCGGAGCGGATCGCGGCGCTCGGCGGGCTGCACCATGTGGTCGCCCAGGCCGGCGCCTGTTCGCACGACCTGGGCCATCCGCCGTTCGGACATCTCGGCGAGCAGGAGCTGGACCGGCAGGCCCGGACCCGGTTCGGCCTGAACGACGGCTTCGAGGGCAACGCGCAGACCTTCCGGGTGCTCACCGAGCTGGAGGTGCACGGCCCCGGCGACCAGGGGCTCAACCTGACCACCGCGGTCCGCGCGTCGGTGCTCAAGTACCCGTGGGGGCGCCACCACTGGCCCGATCCGCATCCGCGGACCTGGCCGCGCCAGCCCCGGGGCGCCCGGCCCGACATCAGCGGCGGCTCGTACAAGTTCAACGCGTACGTCCCCGATCTGGACGAGCTGATCGCGGTCCGCGAGGCGTTCCCGGATGTACGCCGCGACCAGCAGACCCTCGACTGTGCGGTGATGGACCTGGCCGACGACGTCGCCTACTCGCTGCACGACCTGGAGGACTTCCACCGGGCGGGGGTGCTGCAGTTCTCCGCGGTGTCGAGCGAGTTCCGCACCTGGGCCGGGGAACGCGACGAGTTCGCGATGCTCACCGACTCCCGGCTCGACGCGATGACCCGGGCGCCCGGCGCCGGACTGGAGACACTGCGCCGCCGGCTGGCGACCCGGGACGCCTGGATGTTCGACGAGGACGCCTATCTCGAGGCGGTGCTGCGGGTCGGCCAGGAGTTCGTCGAAGGGGTGCTGGCGATCCCCTACGACGGGTCGATGGCGGCCGACCGGTCGCTGTCCGGCTTCACCTCCACCTGGATCGACGCCCTGGTGGACGCGGTCCGGCTGGTCGACGACCCGCCGATCCGCGGCTCCTCGGTGGAGCTGTCGCAGGGCGCCTGGCACCAGGTGCAGGTGCTGAAGTTCATCCACCAGTACTTCGTGCTGCACCGCCCCGACCTCACCCTGATGCAGCGCGGGCAGGCGAACGTGGTGCGTCAGATCGTGGCGGCCTTCGACGACTGGCTGAGCGACCGGCTGGACGCCCCCCGGGCGCCGCGGCGGCTGCTCGACCTCGTCGACACCGCCACCGAGGGCTACCGCCGGGTGGCGCGCCGCCATCCGGACTGGCTGGACGGGATGACCTCCCGCGACGATGTGCTCCGGATGGGGCGCGGGCGCGGGATCATCGACTACGTCGCGGGCATGACCGACCATCAGGCGGAGGCGACCGCGTCCCGGTTGCGGGGCGGTTCCGGGCTGCTGTGGGGCGGCGGGTCCGTCTGA
- a CDS encoding D-hexose-6-phosphate mutarotase — protein sequence MDNSEFPDGALPDAGLPEGVTFEAGRGGLPVVRVAIGSCIAEAYLQGGHLTGWQPAGQDPVVWLSQKSRFEEGAAIRGGVPLCFPWFGAGQDGRHYPPHGVLRLTPWQLAETTPVADSVRLRFHLDGHEVDLAGLEDFDRDWAADITYTVGQVLDIDLRIEAYGNRSTPFTYEEALHTYLHVGDTRRITVDGLDGCRYHDKVTDGDFDQRGPLAIVGETDRIYRHAGDVTVKDPTLRRTLGINKRGSAQTVVWNPFVSKSAKLGDFGNDEWQEMLCVEAANIGSAAVTLAPGQSHTLHQRIAVDRTQRYAGARRSLA from the coding sequence ATGGACAACTCTGAGTTTCCTGACGGCGCCCTGCCGGACGCCGGGCTTCCCGAAGGCGTCACGTTCGAGGCGGGCCGCGGCGGCCTGCCGGTGGTGCGGGTCGCGATCGGTTCGTGCATCGCGGAGGCGTACCTGCAGGGAGGCCATCTCACCGGCTGGCAGCCCGCCGGACAGGACCCGGTCGTCTGGCTGAGCCAGAAGTCGCGCTTCGAGGAGGGGGCGGCGATCCGCGGCGGCGTCCCGCTGTGCTTCCCCTGGTTCGGTGCCGGCCAGGACGGACGACACTACCCGCCGCACGGCGTCCTGCGGCTCACCCCGTGGCAGCTCGCCGAGACCACCCCGGTGGCGGACAGCGTACGGCTCCGGTTCCACCTCGACGGGCACGAGGTCGATCTGGCGGGCCTGGAGGACTTCGACCGGGACTGGGCCGCCGACATCACCTACACCGTCGGCCAGGTGCTCGACATCGACCTGCGGATCGAGGCGTACGGCAACCGCAGCACCCCGTTCACGTACGAGGAGGCGCTGCACACCTACCTGCACGTCGGCGACACCCGCCGGATCACCGTCGACGGGCTCGACGGCTGCCGCTACCACGACAAGGTCACCGACGGGGACTTCGACCAGCGCGGACCGCTCGCGATCGTCGGCGAGACCGACCGGATCTACCGGCACGCCGGGGACGTCACGGTCAAGGACCCGACGCTGCGGCGGACGCTGGGGATCAACAAGCGCGGCTCCGCGCAGACCGTGGTGTGGAACCCGTTCGTCAGCAAGTCGGCGAAGCTCGGCGACTTCGGCAACGACGAATGGCAGGAGATGCTCTGCGTCGAGGCGGCGAACATCGGCTCCGCCGCGGTCACCCTGGCGCCCGGCCAGTCGCACACCCTGCACCAACGGATCGCCGTGGACCGCACCCAGCGATACGCGGGGGCCAGGCGGAGCCTGGCCTGA
- a CDS encoding potassium-transporting ATPase subunit F, whose translation MIVLDLIALVLGVAALGYLVFALVKPERF comes from the coding sequence GTGATCGTCCTCGATCTCATCGCCCTCGTCCTCGGCGTCGCCGCCCTCGGATACCTGGTGTTCGCCCTCGTGAAACCGGAGCGCTTCTGA
- the kdpA gene encoding potassium-transporting ATPase subunit KdpA yields the protein MTALLALASLLTVAVVLAVLYRPLGDYMARVYESESDTRVERGLYRLIGVAPRAEQTWPAYLRAVLAFSLVGVLIVYLLQRLQQWLPYSLGLSAPSPHLAFNTAVSFVTNTNWQSYSPEATLGYTVQAAGLAVQNFVSAAVGIAVSVALVRGLARRTSGTLGNFWVDLTRGLLRILLPLAVIGAFVLMVGGVIQNVHPFTEITTLAGGTQNIPGGPTASQEVIKELGTNGGGFFNANASHPFENPRPWTNLFEILLMLVIPFSLPRTFGRMVRDHRQGYAILAAMAILYVASFAILTALEAHGAGAAPQLAGAAMEGKEQRFGIVGTTLFGTTSTLTSTGAVDAMHDSFTALGGMMPMINMMLGEVAPGGVGSGLYGMLMVAVIAVFIAGLLIGRTPEYLGKKIGPREMKLASLYILVMPALVVVGTALSFALPGVREDVTNTSILNPGPHGLSEVLYAFTSAANNNGSAFAGLAANTPWLNTALGVAMVLGRFVPIVFVLALAGSLAAQDKVPVTAGTLPTHRLQFVGLLLFVIILVSALTFFPVLTLGPLAEGLL from the coding sequence ATGACGGCGCTCCTCGCTCTCGCGTCGCTGCTGACCGTCGCGGTCGTGCTGGCCGTGCTCTACCGTCCGCTGGGCGACTACATGGCCCGCGTGTACGAATCCGAGTCCGACACCCGGGTGGAGCGCGGCCTCTACCGCCTGATCGGCGTCGCCCCCCGCGCCGAGCAGACCTGGCCGGCCTACCTGCGGGCGGTGCTGGCGTTCTCCCTGGTCGGTGTACTGATCGTCTACCTGCTGCAGCGTCTCCAGCAGTGGCTGCCGTACTCCCTGGGGCTGTCGGCTCCCTCGCCGCACCTGGCCTTCAACACCGCCGTCTCCTTCGTGACCAACACCAACTGGCAGTCGTACTCGCCGGAGGCGACCCTCGGCTACACCGTGCAGGCGGCCGGTCTGGCGGTGCAGAACTTCGTCTCCGCCGCGGTCGGCATCGCCGTGTCCGTCGCGCTGGTCCGCGGACTCGCCCGGCGTACGTCGGGGACGCTCGGGAACTTCTGGGTCGACCTGACTCGTGGACTGTTGCGGATCCTGCTGCCGCTCGCGGTGATCGGCGCGTTCGTGCTGATGGTCGGCGGGGTGATCCAGAACGTCCATCCGTTCACCGAGATCACCACACTGGCCGGCGGCACGCAGAACATCCCCGGTGGCCCGACCGCCTCCCAGGAGGTGATCAAGGAGCTCGGCACGAACGGTGGCGGCTTCTTCAACGCGAACGCCTCCCATCCGTTCGAGAACCCGAGGCCCTGGACGAACCTCTTCGAGATCCTGCTGATGCTGGTGATCCCGTTCTCGCTGCCGCGGACCTTCGGCCGGATGGTCCGCGACCACCGGCAGGGCTACGCGATCCTGGCGGCGATGGCGATCCTGTACGTCGCCTCCTTCGCCATCCTCACCGCGCTGGAGGCGCACGGTGCCGGGGCGGCCCCGCAACTCGCCGGGGCCGCGATGGAGGGCAAGGAACAGCGCTTCGGGATCGTCGGCACCACGCTGTTCGGCACCACCAGCACGCTCACCTCGACCGGCGCCGTCGACGCCATGCACGACTCCTTCACCGCCCTGGGCGGCATGATGCCGATGATCAACATGATGCTCGGCGAGGTCGCGCCCGGCGGGGTCGGATCGGGACTGTACGGCATGCTGATGGTGGCCGTCATCGCGGTGTTCATCGCAGGCCTGCTGATCGGCCGTACGCCGGAGTACCTCGGCAAGAAGATCGGGCCACGGGAGATGAAGCTCGCCAGCCTCTACATCCTGGTGATGCCGGCCCTGGTGGTGGTCGGCACGGCGCTCAGCTTCGCCCTCCCCGGCGTACGCGAGGACGTCACGAACACGTCGATCCTCAATCCGGGCCCGCACGGGCTGTCCGAGGTGCTGTATGCCTTCACCTCGGCGGCCAACAACAACGGCTCGGCGTTCGCCGGTCTCGCCGCCAACACCCCGTGGCTCAACACCGCCCTGGGGGTGGCGATGGTGCTGGGACGGTTCGTCCCGATTGTCTTCGTCCTCGCCCTGGCCGGCTCGCTGGCGGCCCAGGACAAGGTGCCGGTGACCGCCGGGACGCTGCCGACCCATCGACTGCAATTCGTCGGGCTGCTGCTCTTCGTGATCATCCTCGTCAGTGCCCTGACGTTCTTCCCCGTCCTCACCCTCGGTCCGTTGGCAGAAGGGTTGCTCTGA